The nucleotide window CTGGTTATAGCTTTCTTCAAACGGCTTATGGTACATTTCACGGATTTTTTCAATGATTTCCTCGTTTACTGTCGATTGAATCACCTGTTTTGTGATTCCATATTTATAGGAGTACACTTTCAATTCCTGTGCCACTTCATCATATTCGTTCGCAATTTCAGTCAAGACTAATGAAATATCGTCCTTCCACTCATCAAGTGATTTTTGTAAATACGATTTTGCTAATGTTTCTTCCATGTAAACACCCGCCCTATTAGTCTAGATAATATTAACACTATTATAACGGTGTTTGATTACATAGAGATTTCGGACAGTTTACAGAATATTATCAAACATAATAGAACTGTGACAATCCTTTCGAAATGGCGGCACAGTTCTATTTTTTTAACTAAAAGAGGGTTTCCTTAATGAACAATTTGTACTCTCTGCATGAAGCTCTGGCGCAAATTCGGCTAATTTCTTGATGAAATAGCAGGTTTCCGGAAAGTGATGTTCTAAAAATCTTAAGGTGGTCTTATTAAGTATTCGTTCTCCATTGTACTTTTCAACGACAGACCGGATATACAAATTCATTTCAATGACGGTCCTGCCGACTTCTAATGCCAGTTCTTTTTGCCGCGGGAATCCCTGCTCGGTAAATCGTAAAAATCCCTTTATGTGATGATTCTGAAGGATAAACATCTGGAATTTTTGCGCATAGGCATTTGTTTGCCTGTCAACCGCTAATTCTATTGGGTCTATTAAATTCCTTAATAAAATAATATGCCCTAATTGATCCTCAAGCCATAAATCCAACAGTTCATCGAGTTTAAGCGGCACAGGTTGTTGTCCATTAGCCTGGTAAGACAAAAGCCGCAAATACTCTTGATTTTCATTTAATGTACCATTCAAGTAAGTTGGTGATAAATTTAGGTTAATCTGATTTTTAATCCGTAAATTTTGCAAATGCCCTTCAAAAAGGAAATACTCATAGGCAACTGAATATGCCCGTTTCGCAAATGCAGTCATTTGAGTTGACGAGAAACCTAATGCGGGATTCATTTGCCGAAGTTGATTG belongs to Neobacillus sp. OS1-2 and includes:
- a CDS encoding DUF2935 domain-containing protein, yielding MATTISVWEEHLFWLEILQDHAIFVRDHLSVEEEKEITAAKRFIQSFGTVLNQLRQMNPALGFSSTQMTAFAKRAYSVAYEYFLFEGHLQNLRIKNQINLNLSPTYLNGTLNENQEYLRLLSYQANGQQPVPLKLDELLDLWLEDQLGHIILLRNLIDPIELAVDRQTNAYAQKFQMFILQNHHIKGFLRFTEQGFPRQKELALEVGRTVIEMNLYIRSVVEKYNGERILNKTTLRFLEHHFPETCYFIKKLAEFAPELHAESTNCSLRKPSFS